Part of the Thermococcus barossii genome is shown below.
AAGTATATGAACTCGTCAACGGCCTCGACCGCGTTGTAGGTGTCGCCACCGCTCGTCGGAGCATCCCCGAGGAGGGTGAAGTCGTAGACCTTCTCGTCGCCGGTCTTCACGTCGATGAAGTGCGCTTCGGCCTCAAAGGCGAGGGTGTAGTATAGGACACCGTTGTGGTACCTCAGCCCGAATATCCCACCGCTACCCCACTCTGGACCGTATCTTGGGGGAAATCTGTAGTCCCTCATGAGCATTGTATCACCGTAGGTGTTGCGCATTAGGGACTTATTGGCCTTTCGCATCATCCGGGATGCTTTTATACAGAGACATCTTAAATTGAAGCATGAGGCCCTACCGCGGACTGGCGATAATATTCGGCTTCTACGCCCTGGGTGAGTTCACGAGCTTTGCCCTCAACCTCACGATACCCGGGAGCGTGCTCGGCATGCTCTTCCTCCTGGGGGCGCTCCTCACCGGTGCCATCAGGCTGGAGTGGGTTGAAAGCGAGGCCGAGCTCTTCGTCAGGAACATGAGCGTCATGTTCGTGCCTCCCGGCGTCGGGATAGTCACCTACATCGGCCTGATAAAGAGCCAGGCGGTGCCGATATTCGGGGCACTGGTGATAAGCTTCGTTGTAACGCTCCTCGTCACGGCGAAGACCGTCGACCTCCTCAGGAGGGATGAAAGGTGAACCCGCTGGGGATAACCCTCACCCTGGTGGTCTTCTACCTGTTCTCGGAGCTCCACTCCAGGAGGAGGGCGTTCTACACGAACCCGGTTCTTCTCTCCATAATCACGATAGCGGTTATCCTGAAATGGTTCGGGATACCCTACGGGAGCTACATGGACAGCGCGGTTATACTCAAGTTCCTGCTTGGGCCGGCGGTGGTGAGCCTCGCAGTTCCGGTCTACAAGGGCAGGGACACGATAAGGGCATACTCAAAGGAGATAGCCCTGGGGATAGCCGTCGGTGGGACCGTTGCAATCCTCAGCGCCTTTTACATCGCTAAGCTCCTCGGCGGGAGCGGGGAGGTTCTCCTGAGCATAGCACCGAAGAGCGTTACAACCGCGATAGCGATAGGCATAAGCGAGAAGATAGGAGGCATTCCAGCTTTAACCGCGGTTCTTGTGATACTCACCGGGATAATGGGCAACGCCATCGGCCCGGAGCTCCTCAACCTTGCGAGGGTGAGGGACAGAATAGCCCGCGGTCTGGCGATGGGCGTGGGCTCACACGGCCTCGGAACGGCGAGAATAATCCTTGAGGATGAGCTGGCGGGGGCGGTAAGCGGCCTTGCGATGGCCCTGAACGGCGTCTTCACGTCACTCCTGCTTCCCTACCTTATCGAAATCCTCAAGTAGGCACTCGCTTATCCTGAGCCTGTCCTTCGCGTCAAGAAAGAGCGTGAAGTCGCGCTTCGCTATCCTGTCGCTTATCGGGGCATGCTCCACGAGGAAGGCTATTATCTCGGCGGTGCTGTAGGGAACCTTAAGCCTCAGCTCGTCCGCCTTTCTGAAGAGCCTCTCCGGGACCGTGAATATGTCCTCACCCTTCCTGACCTCGACGCTTATCTTCGAGTTTATCTGCTCCCAGATGAGGAGCGTGTTCCTCGCCTTCTCAATCTTCTCAAGCGCTCGTCTCTCAAGGATGCTTATGTTGGCCCTGCTCGTGCCAAGCATCTCCGCAATCTCGCTCTGCTTCAGGCCCCTGGCTCGCAGGCGGAGGATTCTAATCTGCTGCTCGGTGAGAAAGCTCCGGTTCCCCATTTTAAACACCAGAGTTTAACACGGCGCCAAAGATTAAAAAGTTTTTTCCCACAAAGATGCCACTGCAAAGTACCAACTCTCAAAACCGGCCACGCATAAAAGTCGATTCCCAGCGAACACGAGAGAACCCGACAGATTAAGGTTTCAGAAGGCACTTTAGAATTCTGGTGGTCCCGCGGCCCGGATTTGAACCGGGGACCTGCGGATCTACAGTCCGCCGCCGCTCCCAGGCTAGGCTACCGCGGGACCCTACAGTCAGCCCGTTCCATAGTGCCCCGGGTAGGTTTATAAATTTTTCTCCCGAGTTAATGGAGGTGGGAACATGAAGCTCTACGAACCCGTTACTCTCGCCATGCCGCTCGCAAAGGAGATTGGAGGGTTCATAAGGCGTGAGGGAAGACTTCCAGCCGGAGACGAGCTCAGAGAAATCCTGAAAGGCTTCGGATTGGAGGAGAGCTGCCTCGACAGGGGGCTTGGGGTTTACAGGAGTAAATTTCTGATAGCGCTCGTCTTTCCGAGGGAGGAGACCATCGTGGTCGATGTGATTTCCTCCAGCGGTGAACTCAG
Proteins encoded:
- a CDS encoding CidA/LrgA family protein → MRPYRGLAIIFGFYALGEFTSFALNLTIPGSVLGMLFLLGALLTGAIRLEWVESEAELFVRNMSVMFVPPGVGIVTYIGLIKSQAVPIFGALVISFVVTLLVTAKTVDLLRRDER
- a CDS encoding Tfx family DNA-binding protein, producing MGNRSFLTEQQIRILRLRARGLKQSEIAEMLGTSRANISILERRALEKIEKARNTLLIWEQINSKISVEVRKGEDIFTVPERLFRKADELRLKVPYSTAEIIAFLVEHAPISDRIAKRDFTLFLDAKDRLRISECLLEDFDKVGKQE
- a CDS encoding CidB/LrgB family autolysis modulator, with the translated sequence MNPLGITLTLVVFYLFSELHSRRRAFYTNPVLLSIITIAVILKWFGIPYGSYMDSAVILKFLLGPAVVSLAVPVYKGRDTIRAYSKEIALGIAVGGTVAILSAFYIAKLLGGSGEVLLSIAPKSVTTAIAIGISEKIGGIPALTAVLVILTGIMGNAIGPELLNLARVRDRIARGLAMGVGSHGLGTARIILEDELAGAVSGLAMALNGVFTSLLLPYLIEILK